The Verrucomicrobiia bacterium DNA window CTGCCGCATCGCCGGCTACCCTGCCGGCTGGATGCGAACAACGCGCCAGAGCGCCGACTTCCCATCGGCTTACGATGATCGAAGAACCGATCGCCCACAAATTGAGAGTCATCTCTGATTACAGAAGCCGACCCACGCGGCACAGAGTTGGCCACCGCGGCAAAATTGAGCGTTAAGCCGACTCGAAGCCGGCGCTTCGGGGCAGCTGCGAAGCCGCGGGCAACGACAAGAGTTCGGGGGAGTCCCCATGGCAGCGATCGTGTTTCAGACGTTCCTTGCGGGGAATGGAATTTATTGCCGGAGGATTTATGAAAACGAACATGTTGATTTTGATCGCGGCGCTGGCGGGTGGATCCGCCTTCGCGCAAACGTCCGATGCCCATTCCACCACGGCACCGACTGGAAGCCGCTTTGATTCGACGCCGTCCGAGTCCACCCAGTATTCCGTCTCTGAAATAGCGAGTCAGTTGCACGAACTGCAGCGGACGATTGAGGAAACACTTCCAATGTTGCAAGGCGTCACGCAGTCGGGCACGAATTCGGCGAGCCAGGGGCAGACCACAACGGCGGGTGCGATCGCGGGAATTCTCGGAAGCGTCTTGAATCGAACCAACGACACCGCCGGGTCGGAAACGCCGCGGACGAATGCTTGGGGAAATATTCTGCGGGGAGTGCTGGGTTCTAACACGAACCAAACCGCTTCCGCAAACGCAACCACCACCCTGAACGATCTCACGTCGCTGCGCGAACACCTGCAGGCCATCGCTCCGCTGTTGGACCGGCTCGAGTCGAAGGATCTCTCCGCAGCAATCAAGGGTGAAGACGAGAATCTGACGCCGACCGGGCGCGACAGCGAATAACTCCAGGCAGCCTGGCCGGTTTTGGGCGGGCCGCTTCTCGCGCGCTACGGATTCTTGCCGGACATGTAGCGGGCCACGGCTTCCGCCCGCGAACGGACGTGCATCTTTTCGTAGATGTGTTTGAGATGGCTGCGGACCGTTTCCACGCTGAGAGTGAGTTTATCCGCAATTTCCTTGTTTGAGTAACCCTTCGAAAGCAGGAGGAGCGTTTCCTCTTCGCGCGCAGTGAGACTGATGCTGTCGTCGCGGCCACGGGCTTTTTGGCGGAACGATTCCACCACCCGGCGGGCGATCTCGCTGGTCATGGGCGCGCCGCCGCTCAAGACGTCCAACAGCGCAGCGCGAAGGTCGGCGGGTTTCGTGCGTTTGAGCAGATAGCCATCGGCACCCGCTTCCAAAGCGACAAATACCATTTCGTCGTCGTCGGACGCCGTGAGCATGACGATGGGCGTTTTGGGCAGTTGCAATTTCATCCGCGCGGTGCATTCGATGCCCGACATGCGGGGCAGGAAAATATCCATGAGGATCACGTCCGGTCTGGCGGCCGGGATGATTCGCAACGCCTCCTCGGCTGAAGGGCACTGGCACATGCAGGTGAAGTCCGGAAACGAGTTGATCAGCCTCGCCCAACTTTCCCGGACATCGCGCTTGTCCTCGACGAGCGCAATCTTGAGCGGCGATTCTGTGGAGAATTGGAGTCGACGCGGTTCTTCCAAACGCACTGTATTCATTATCCTGAGAGCTGATGACGGTGTTCGGCGGGCACTGAGCCAAGGTCAACGCCCGGCTTCGTTTTTCTTTTTGGCAAAAAGCGGCGGAACGTAAAGGGCGAGCGGGAGGAGGGGTGCGCCAGCGGCATTCGGAATTCCACGCGACAGCCTGCCCCGGGTGTGCTGCTGACGCTGCAAACTCCCCCAAGATCCGCCAAACGCTCCGCCATGTTTAGAAGGCCATTGCGATCGCCCGGCAAGGTGTCGGGATCAAACCCGGTTCCATTATCCTCGATCACCACCACGACTTCATCGTCCTTCGGATGAATGCGCACATACACCTCGCTCGCGTTCGAATGTTTCGCGGCGTTGTTCAGCGCTTCCTTGACGGCAAGCAACAGTCCGCGGCGGACAGGAAGGTCGAAGACGCTGGACGGCATATTGGGTTTGACGTCGAGCCGGCAGCGAATCTGCGTCGATGCGAGAAATGCCTGCGCGTATTTGCAGAGATACGAGGAGAAGTCGCGCAACGTGTCGCGTTTGGAGTTGACCGCCCAGACTACTTCGTCAAGGGCATGTGAAGCTGACCGGGCGCGATCGCACAATTCCCGGAATCGCATTCCTTCCCTTGAATCGCCGGGAAATTCGGTTTGCGCCACTTCGCCATGGAGCACGAGTTCGGTGAGCGCAGCGCCGAGGTCGTCATGGATGTCCCGCGCGATCCGTGCACGCTCCGTTTCGAGCAATTCCTGTGCGCGGGTTTGAAGCGCGAGTTTTGCGGTGAGCCGCAGGCTGAGCGCCAGGGCAACGGCGCAAATCGCCAGGATTGAAGCGAGGAACCAACCGCTTTGCCAGAAGCGCAAGTCGGGAAGGCGGAGCGGGGGAGTGGGAATCGTGCTGACAGGATGCAGCCACCAGGGATCCTGTCCGACGACGCCGACAATGCGCGCCTTTGGCCACGCGGGCGAAGGGCGTGTTTTGCGATACCAACGTTTTTCGTTGTTGGGAACCACGCGCCACGTTTCATCGGAAAGGACGTTCATTTCCTGTCCATCCATGAATTGAATCCGCACTCCGAGGAGAATGCCGCCTTCCATGCTGTCATTCAGCGCCTCTACCGCCAGGACATGCTGGCCCGCGTCCACCAGCAGGTAGGTGATGTCATATTGCGTCAGGCTGCGCCAGTTGCCGCCCTCGCCGATTTCCCGACCGTCCAGGTAGAGGCGATACAAGTTATCCGCGGTAATATTCAGAATGGCTGACTTGATGCGGTTCGTGGATGGGAGGGAAAACGATTTCCAGACGCGGCAGATTTGCTTGTCCGCAAAGTTCGTCGTCCAAATCCATGCGCCGACGCCGTGTTCTGCCGCGGCGCGTTGCCGTTCGGGCGTGATGCGGATGGAAGTGGGATAAACCGTTTCGCGAAGCTCGGGATTTGCTGCGCCGGCTGGAAACGGACTGAGCACCACTACCATCGTCAAGGCGCACAGCATCCGCCAGCCCGCAGAAAAAAAGTGCGCGGCCCGTGATTCATCGCAAACGCAAAAGCCGGCCGCGTTGGTGGGGGCAGCGAGTGAATCTTTCCGGGTGAGGGATGATTTGCTCATGGCTGCTCTGAATAATGCGTTCAAGCTGAGGAGCTGTTGCGATCGGCGCTGAGCTTACCAAGTCACCCCGATTCCGCGAGCCGTATTTCGACGCGCCGGCGGGCTGGCTCCGATGCGGTTGGCCGCCCAGATCCGGAACGTGTAACCGGGCGCAAGGCGCTTAATTACGGTTTGCAGACCCCGCATTGGGAAGTCTCGTCCGTCATGTCCACGCTTTGGCGGCTGTCGCCGAAGTGCCGCTCGAGATCTTCCATGACCGAAACGCAGTGAAACTGCAAGTCCGGGAACTGAGCGATTAACTTGTCCGTGGTAGTCCACCGTCCACCGTCCACCGCCCCGTAGCCCCGTAGCCCCGTAGCCCCGTAGCCCCGTAGTCCCGTAGTCCCGTAGTCCTTTAGTCCTTTAGTCCTTTAGTCCTTTAGTCCTTTAGTCTGTCTCGACTCAGCATTCCATCAGCGAGCTTTGGAAGCGCTTGAGCAGCTTTGAGGCGTTCTTTCCGGTGATCCCTGATTCATTCTGCGGCATCCCTGATTCAAAGTGTGTGATCTTTGAATCCCTGGTCGCCGAGTGGAATC harbors:
- a CDS encoding response regulator transcription factor, yielding MNTVRLEEPRRLQFSTESPLKIALVEDKRDVRESWARLINSFPDFTCMCQCPSAEEALRIIPAARPDVILMDIFLPRMSGIECTARMKLQLPKTPIVMLTASDDDEMVFVALEAGADGYLLKRTKPADLRAALLDVLSGGAPMTSEIARRVVESFRQKARGRDDSISLTAREEETLLLLSKGYSNKEIADKLTLSVETVRSHLKHIYEKMHVRSRAEAVARYMSGKNP
- a CDS encoding ATP-binding protein; this encodes MSKSSLTRKDSLAAPTNAAGFCVCDESRAAHFFSAGWRMLCALTMVVVLSPFPAGAANPELRETVYPTSIRITPERQRAAAEHGVGAWIWTTNFADKQICRVWKSFSLPSTNRIKSAILNITADNLYRLYLDGREIGEGGNWRSLTQYDITYLLVDAGQHVLAVEALNDSMEGGILLGVRIQFMDGQEMNVLSDETWRVVPNNEKRWYRKTRPSPAWPKARIVGVVGQDPWWLHPVSTIPTPPLRLPDLRFWQSGWFLASILAICAVALALSLRLTAKLALQTRAQELLETERARIARDIHDDLGAALTELVLHGEVAQTEFPGDSREGMRFRELCDRARSASHALDEVVWAVNSKRDTLRDFSSYLCKYAQAFLASTQIRCRLDVKPNMPSSVFDLPVRRGLLLAVKEALNNAAKHSNASEVYVRIHPKDDEVVVVIEDNGTGFDPDTLPGDRNGLLNMAERLADLGGVCSVSSTPGAGCRVEFRMPLAHPSSRSPFTFRRFLPKRKTKPGVDLGSVPAEHRHQLSG